The Phyllostomus discolor isolate MPI-MPIP mPhyDis1 chromosome 4, mPhyDis1.pri.v3, whole genome shotgun sequence genome window below encodes:
- the POU3F2 gene encoding POU domain, class 3, transcription factor 2: protein MATAASNHYSLLTSSASIVHAEPPGGMQQGAGGYREAQSLVQGDYGALQSNGHPLSHAHQWITALSHGGGGGGGGGGGGGGGGGGGGGDGSPWSTSPLGQPDIKPSVVVQQGGRGDELHGPGALQQQQHQQQQQQQQQQQQQQQQQQQQRPPHLVHHAANHHPGPGAWRSAAAAAHLPPSMGASNGGLLYSQPSFTVNGMLGAGGQPAGLHHHGLRDAHEEPHHADHHPHPHSHPHQQPPPPPPPQGPPGHPGAHHDPHSDEDTPTSDDLEQFAKQFKQRRIKLGFTQADVGLALGTLYGNVFSQTTICRFEALQLSFKNMCKLKPLLNKWLEEADSSSGSPTSIDKIAAQGRKRKKRTSIEVSVKGALESHFLKCPKPSAQEITSLADSLQLEKEVVRVWFCNRRQKEKRMTPPGGTLPGAEDVYGGSRDTPPHHGVQTPVQ from the coding sequence ATGGCGACCGCAGCGTCTAACCATTACAGCCTGCTCACCTCCAGCGCTTCCATCGTGCACGCCGAGCCGCCGGGCGGCATGCAGCAGGGCGCGGGGGGCTACCGCGAGGCGCAGAGCCTGGTGCAGGGGGACTACGGCGCGCTGCAGAGCAATGGGCACCCGCTCAGCCACGCTCACCAGTGGATCACCGCTCTGTCCCACGGCGGCGGTGGCGGGGGCggtggcggcgggggcgggggcggtggagGGGGCGGCGGAGGCGGCGACGGCTCCCCGTGGTCCACAAGCCCCTTGGGCCAGCCGGACATCAAGCCCTCGGTTGTGGTCCAGCAGGGCGGCCGCGGGGACGAGCTGCACGGGCCAGGcgccctgcagcagcagcagcaccagcagcaacagcagcagcaacagcagcagcaacaacaacaacagcagcaacaacagcagcGGCCACCGCATCTGGTGCACCACGCCGCCAACCACCACCCGGGGCCCGGGGCATGGCGGAGTGCGGCGGCTGCGGCGCACCTCCCGCCCTCCATGGGTGCGTCCAACGGCGGCTTGCTCTACTCCCAGCCCAGCTTCACCGTGAACGGCATGCTGGGCGCCGGCGGGCAGCCGGCGGGGCTGCACCACCACGGCCTGCGGGACGCGCACGAGGAGCCGCACCACGCAGACCACCACCCGCACCCGCACTCACATCCGCACCAGcagccgccaccgccgccgcccccgcAGGGCCCGCCGGGCCACCCTGGCGCGCACCACGACCCGCACTCGGACGAGGACACGCCGACCTCGGATGACCTGGAGCAGTTCGCCAAGCAGTTCAAGCAGCGGCGGATCAAATTGGGATTTACCCAAGCAGACGTGGGGCTGGCGCTGGGCACCCTGTATGGCAACGTGTTCTCGCAGACCACTATCTGCAGGTTCGAGGCCCTGCAGCTGAGCTTCAAGAACATGTGCAAGCTGAAGCCTTTGTTGAACAAGTGGTTGGAGGAGGCGGACTCGTCCTCGGGCAGCCCCACCAGCATAGACAAGATCGCAGCGCAGGGGCGCAAGCGGAAAAAGCGGACATCCATCGAGGTGAGCGTCAAGGGGGCTCTGGAGAGCCATTTCCTCAAATGCCCCAAGCCCTCGGCCCAGGAGATCACCTCCCTCGCGGACAGCTTACAGCTGGAGAAGGAGGTGGTGAGAGTTTGGTTTTGTaacaggagacagaaagagaaaaggatgaCCCCTCCCGGAGGGACTCTGCCAGGCGCCGAGGATGTGTACGGGGGGAGTAGGGACACACCACCACACCACGGGGTGCAGACGCCCGTCCAGTGA